In Stomoxys calcitrans chromosome 2, idStoCalc2.1, whole genome shotgun sequence, the following proteins share a genomic window:
- the LOC106082197 gene encoding guanine nucleotide-binding protein-like 3 homolog, translated as MALKRLKTKKSKRITGRLKHKIEKKVRDHNKKIRRAEKKNPKKGSKKQKLIQIPNICPFKEDILKEVEEAKKRQEEERQRRREAFKNEKDQNRFKSLEALADDADMRGTVHSIMHENDVASEEKQYKGADAKEQSLKQYFKEFKKVLENADVVLEVVDARDPLGTRCVEVERAVKSSPGNKRLVLILNKADLVPKENLNAWLKYFRRLGPVTAFKASTQDQNTKLGRRKFHQMNSEKAMQGSMCVGAELLMSMLGNYCRNKGIKTSIRVGVVGIPNVGKSSIINSLTRGKSCSVGCTPGVTRAMQEVELDSKIKLIDCPGIVFTNSGKSDNMPAVLKNAQRVGDVKDPFTIAESVLKRASKEYFCKLYDITEYESFEEFFAKKAARMGKFLKKGVPDVVAAARSVLNDWNTGKIKYCTQPPEIVENKDIHVSACIVHAEAREFDVDNFEAMETEILNNFDVKKDDVMEITSTGPVEYKPMDEDKDEDEPNTIIDETESHSKRKKRKLDEGERREKSDPTMDLEGNQTLNKNLKELQKKKKKQNIRNEKKVSKIADVLDSFSISNTHSDDKYDFDQDYIIE; from the exons ATGGCTTTAAAACGTCTTAAAA CAAAAAAATCGAAACGTATTACCGGCCGTCTTAaacacaaaattgaaaaaaaggtaCGTGATCACAACAAGAAAATACGTCGTGCCGAAAAGAAGAATCCCAAGAAGGGcagcaaaaaacaaaagctCATACAAATTCCCAATATATGTCCCTTCAAGGAAGACATTTTAAAGGAAGTGGAAGAGGCGAAAAAACGCCAAGAGGAGGAACGGCAAAGGCGAAGAGAGGCTTTTAAAAATGAGAAGGATCAGAACCGATTCAAAAGTCTGGAGGCTTTAGCCGATGATGCGGATATGCGTGGCACTGTGCATTCAATTATGCATGAAAACGATGTTGCCAGTGAAGAG AAACAATACAAAGGTGCCGATGCCAAGGAGCAATCCCTGAAACAATATTTCAAAGAATTCAAAAAGGTCTTGGAAAATGCCGATGTAGTCTTGGAAGTTGTTGATGCTCGTGATCCCTTGGGAACACGTTGTGTTGAAGTTGAACGTGCTGTTAAATCATCGCCAGGAAATAAACGTcttgttttgattttgaataAAGCCGATTTGGTgcctaaagaaaatttaaatgctTGGCTTAAATACTTTAGACGTTTGGGCCCAGTTACCGCTTTTAAAGCATCAACACAAGATCAAAATACAAAGCTTGGCAGACGTAAATTCCATCAAATGAATTCGGAAAAGGCAATGCAAGGATCGATGTGTGTTGGCGCTGAACTGTTAATGTCTATGTTGGGTAATTATTGtcgcaataagggtatcaagaCGTCGATACGTGTTGGTGTGGTTGGTATACCAAATGTCGGCAAAAGTTCCATAATCAACTCATTGACTCGAGGAAAATCTTGTTCGGTTGGATGTACACCAGGTGTGACAAG AGCTATGCAAGAAGTCGAATTGGATTCCAAAATAAAGCTCATCGATTGTCCCGGTATTGTATTCACAAATTCAGGAAAGAGTGACAATATGCCAGCCGTTTTGAAGAATGCCCAGCGTGTAGGTGATGTTAAGGATCCCTTTACCATAGCCGAGAGTGTTTTAAAACGTGCCAGCAAAGAATACTTTTGTAAATTGTACGATATTACGGAATATGAAAGTTTTGAGGAATTCTTCGCCAAAAAAGCTGCTCGTATGG gtaaatttttgaaaaagggCGTACCTGATGTCGTTGCCGCTGCCCGTAGTGTTCTCAACGATTGGAACACAGGCAAAATCAAATATTGCACACAACCACCAGAAATTGTGGAAAATAAAGATATCCATGTCAGTGCGTGCATTGTACATGCCGAGGCCCGTGAATTTGATGTTGATAATTTTGAGGCAATGGAAACGGAAATTCTCAATAATTTTGATGTGAAAAAAGATGATGTCATGGAAATAACCTCAACCGGACCGGTAGAATATAAACCAATGGATGAGGACAAAGACGAAGACGAACCAAATACAATAATCGATGAAACAGAATCGCATAGTAAGAGAAAGAAGCGAAAATTAGATGAGGGTGAAAGGAGAGAAAAGTCAGATCCTACCATGGACTTGGAAG GCAATCAAACACTTAATAAAAACCTAAAGGAGCtgcaaaagaaaaagaaaaaacaaaatatacgcAATGAAAAGAAAGTCTCTAAAATTGCCGATGTTTTAGACAGTTTCAGCATAAGCAACACACACAGCGATGATAAATACGATTTCGATCAAGATTATATCATTGAATGA